A genomic window from Sceloporus undulatus isolate JIND9_A2432 ecotype Alabama chromosome 9, SceUnd_v1.1, whole genome shotgun sequence includes:
- the LOC121915961 gene encoding mothers against decapentaplegic homolog 6-like isoform X1, with the protein MCSQEKTWPASLWCEPSLTPDGSAPRGDSGHPLPAHLMFRSRRASLIQQLWRHRCVAPGLDESHGPLKPAAHALFKKLKDQELELLLQAVASKGAGESGCVWVEPRGSKLGLPASLLLCRLYRWPDLRHPHELKRLSFCKSAGAEGTIQCCNPHHLSRLTIPETPLPPYGKISPFAPHLKGPPSILDNNCRGWQDTTLSRRSLRDGYWCKLAYWEYRLRVGRLYPVHEDYVNVFFDLPASSGFCLGQLPSRNRCQAVQRTRAKIGQGLLLSREANGIWAYNRSDHPVFVCSPTLGAPPASSGPIVQKILPGYSIKVFDYERAGNLVPGWPGSNDGPYDTHAVRISFTKGWGPHYSRRFITSCPCWMEVLLNTPR; encoded by the exons CCTCATGTTCCGGTCACGGCGAGCCAGCTTGATTCAACAGCTCTGGAGGCATCGCTGTGTCGCACCAGGCCTGGATGAGAGCCACGGGCCCCTGAAACCAGCTGCTCATGCCCTCTTCAAGAAGCTGAAGGACCAGgagctggagctgctgctgcAGGCGGTGGCGAGCAAGGGAGCAGGCGAGTCGGGCTGCGTCTGGGTGGAACCGCGGGGATCCAAGCTAGGCCTCCCGGCCTCCCTGCTCCTCTGCCGCCTCTACCGCTGGCCTGACCTGCGCCATCCCCATGAACTCAAGCGCCTGAGCTTCTGCAAGAGCGCTGGGGCCGAGGGCACCATCCAGTGTTGCAACCCGCACCATCTTAGCCGGCTCACCATTCCTG AAACTCCTCTGCCCCCCTATGGCAAGATCTCCCCTTTTGCCCCACACCTGAAAGGACCCCCCAGCATTTTGGACAACAATTGTAGAGGATGGCAAG ATACGACCCTCTCCCGTCGCTCCCTCAGAGATGGCTACTGGTGCAAACTGGCTTACTGGGAGTACCGCTTGAGGGTGGGAAGGCTCTACCCCGTCCATGAAGATTATGTGAACGTCTTTTTTGACCTCCCGGCAAGCAGCGGCTTCTGCCTGGGCCAGCTTCCCTCGAGGAACCGTTGCCAGGCTGTCCAGCGGACCCGGGCCAAGATTGGGCAGGGTCTTCTGCTGAGCCGTGAGGCCAACGGCATCTGGGCCTACAACCGCAGTGATCACCCCGTTTTCGTCTGCTCCCCCACTTTGGGGGCTCCCCCAGCCAGCTCCGGCCCCATTGTCCAGAAGATCCTTCCAGGCTACTCCATCAAAGTGTTTGACTACGAGCGAGCTGGCAACCTTGTGCCGGGGTGGCCAGGCTCAAACGATGGCCCTTACGACACCCACGCTGTCCGGATCAGTTTCACCAAAGGCTGGGGGCCACACTATTCCCGTCGGTTTATCACCTCTTGCCCCTGTTGGATGGAAGTTCTGCTCAACACACCTAGATGA
- the LOC121915961 gene encoding mothers against decapentaplegic homolog 6-like isoform X2 encodes MFRSRRASLIQQLWRHRCVAPGLDESHGPLKPAAHALFKKLKDQELELLLQAVASKGAGESGCVWVEPRGSKLGLPASLLLCRLYRWPDLRHPHELKRLSFCKSAGAEGTIQCCNPHHLSRLTIPETPLPPYGKISPFAPHLKGPPSILDNNCRGWQDTTLSRRSLRDGYWCKLAYWEYRLRVGRLYPVHEDYVNVFFDLPASSGFCLGQLPSRNRCQAVQRTRAKIGQGLLLSREANGIWAYNRSDHPVFVCSPTLGAPPASSGPIVQKILPGYSIKVFDYERAGNLVPGWPGSNDGPYDTHAVRISFTKGWGPHYSRRFITSCPCWMEVLLNTPR; translated from the exons ATGTTCCGGTCACGGCGAGCCAGCTTGATTCAACAGCTCTGGAGGCATCGCTGTGTCGCACCAGGCCTGGATGAGAGCCACGGGCCCCTGAAACCAGCTGCTCATGCCCTCTTCAAGAAGCTGAAGGACCAGgagctggagctgctgctgcAGGCGGTGGCGAGCAAGGGAGCAGGCGAGTCGGGCTGCGTCTGGGTGGAACCGCGGGGATCCAAGCTAGGCCTCCCGGCCTCCCTGCTCCTCTGCCGCCTCTACCGCTGGCCTGACCTGCGCCATCCCCATGAACTCAAGCGCCTGAGCTTCTGCAAGAGCGCTGGGGCCGAGGGCACCATCCAGTGTTGCAACCCGCACCATCTTAGCCGGCTCACCATTCCTG AAACTCCTCTGCCCCCCTATGGCAAGATCTCCCCTTTTGCCCCACACCTGAAAGGACCCCCCAGCATTTTGGACAACAATTGTAGAGGATGGCAAG ATACGACCCTCTCCCGTCGCTCCCTCAGAGATGGCTACTGGTGCAAACTGGCTTACTGGGAGTACCGCTTGAGGGTGGGAAGGCTCTACCCCGTCCATGAAGATTATGTGAACGTCTTTTTTGACCTCCCGGCAAGCAGCGGCTTCTGCCTGGGCCAGCTTCCCTCGAGGAACCGTTGCCAGGCTGTCCAGCGGACCCGGGCCAAGATTGGGCAGGGTCTTCTGCTGAGCCGTGAGGCCAACGGCATCTGGGCCTACAACCGCAGTGATCACCCCGTTTTCGTCTGCTCCCCCACTTTGGGGGCTCCCCCAGCCAGCTCCGGCCCCATTGTCCAGAAGATCCTTCCAGGCTACTCCATCAAAGTGTTTGACTACGAGCGAGCTGGCAACCTTGTGCCGGGGTGGCCAGGCTCAAACGATGGCCCTTACGACACCCACGCTGTCCGGATCAGTTTCACCAAAGGCTGGGGGCCACACTATTCCCGTCGGTTTATCACCTCTTGCCCCTGTTGGATGGAAGTTCTGCTCAACACACCTAGATGA